A region of Nocardioides sp. JS614 DNA encodes the following proteins:
- a CDS encoding STAS domain-containing protein has product MDITTDGPTLLLSGDFDVRSTWEARNALYELIEERDEDIVVDLTDVTTIDMTALKVLAVATRQAGREGHHLTLRGCGPAVRRMLHLSRLIRVVQVERVAVSA; this is encoded by the coding sequence ATGGACATCACCACGGACGGTCCGACACTTCTGCTCAGCGGTGACTTCGACGTGCGCAGCACGTGGGAGGCCCGCAACGCGCTCTACGAGCTCATCGAGGAGCGCGACGAGGACATCGTCGTCGACCTGACCGACGTGACCACCATCGACATGACCGCCCTGAAGGTGCTCGCCGTCGCGACCCGTCAGGCCGGCCGCGAGGGTCACCACCTCACCCTGCGCGGGTGCGGCCCCGCCGTACGCCGGATGCTGCACCTGTCCCGCCTGATCCGCGTCGTGCAGGTCGAGCGGGTCGCCGTCTCGGCGTGA
- a CDS encoding protein meaA → MTEKDGAPTDRGPEGRAPKDRPWVMRTYAGHSTAAASNALYRTNLAKGQTGLSVAFDLPTQTGYDPDSPLARGEVGKVGVPVPHLGEMRRLFEDIPLTSMNTSMTINATAMWLLAMYQVVAEEQNPELSPEEVAAQLAGTTQNDIIKEYLSRGTYAFPPEHSMRLIADVISYTVHQIPQWNPINICSYHLQEAGATPTQELAYALCTAIAVLDAVKSSGQVDEADFGRVVGRISFFVNAGVRFVEETCKMRAFGRLWDEITRERYGVEDPKMRRFRYGVQVNSLGLTEAQPENNVQRIVLEMLGVTLSKNARARALQLPAWNEALGLPRPWDQQWSLRLQQVLAYESDLLEYDDIFDGSHVIEAKVAELVAGARAEIDRVQAMGGAIAAVEYMKQELVSSHAARRARIESGEEIVVGVNKFETTEPSPLTSDLDSAIMTADPDAEQAAIASVEAWKAQRDEDEVAAALAQLAEAAKTDTNLMGPTLVAARAGATTGEWSATLREVFGEYRGPTGVSGAVGVAEAGAELAAVRDRVRETAQELGGRLRLLVGKPGLDGHSNGAEQIAVRARDAGFEVVYQGIRLTPEQIVAAAVAEDVHCVGLSILSGSHMELVPAVLDGLREAGMGDVPVVVGGIIPESDGRRLGELGVAAVFTPKDFGLTEIMGGIVDVIRAANGLDEG, encoded by the coding sequence ATGACTGAGAAGGACGGCGCTCCGACGGATCGTGGCCCCGAGGGTCGTGCCCCGAAGGACCGACCCTGGGTGATGCGCACCTACGCCGGGCACTCGACGGCGGCGGCGTCCAACGCGCTCTACCGGACCAACCTCGCGAAGGGGCAGACCGGGCTCTCGGTCGCCTTCGACCTGCCGACCCAGACCGGCTACGACCCGGACTCGCCGCTCGCGCGCGGCGAGGTGGGGAAGGTCGGCGTCCCGGTGCCGCACCTGGGCGAGATGCGCCGGCTGTTCGAGGACATCCCGCTGACCTCGATGAACACCTCGATGACGATCAATGCCACCGCGATGTGGCTGCTGGCGATGTACCAGGTGGTCGCCGAGGAGCAGAACCCGGAGCTGAGCCCCGAGGAGGTCGCCGCCCAGCTCGCCGGCACCACCCAGAACGACATCATCAAGGAGTACCTCTCCCGCGGGACCTACGCGTTCCCTCCCGAGCACTCGATGCGGCTGATCGCCGATGTCATCTCGTACACGGTCCACCAGATCCCGCAGTGGAACCCGATCAACATCTGCAGCTACCACCTGCAGGAGGCCGGGGCGACGCCCACGCAGGAGCTCGCGTACGCGCTGTGCACCGCGATCGCCGTCCTCGACGCGGTCAAGAGCTCGGGCCAGGTCGACGAGGCGGACTTCGGACGCGTCGTCGGCCGGATCTCCTTCTTCGTCAACGCCGGCGTCCGCTTCGTCGAGGAGACCTGCAAGATGCGGGCCTTCGGCCGGCTCTGGGACGAGATCACCCGGGAACGGTACGGCGTCGAGGACCCCAAGATGCGTCGGTTCCGGTACGGCGTGCAGGTCAACTCGCTGGGCCTCACCGAGGCCCAGCCTGAGAACAACGTGCAGCGGATCGTGCTCGAGATGCTCGGCGTCACGCTCTCCAAGAACGCTCGCGCGCGGGCGCTCCAGCTGCCGGCGTGGAACGAGGCCCTGGGCCTGCCGCGGCCCTGGGACCAGCAGTGGTCGCTGCGTCTCCAGCAGGTGCTGGCCTATGAGTCCGACCTGCTCGAGTACGACGACATCTTCGACGGCTCGCACGTGATCGAGGCGAAGGTCGCGGAGCTGGTCGCGGGCGCCCGCGCCGAGATCGACCGGGTCCAGGCGATGGGCGGCGCGATCGCGGCAGTCGAGTACATGAAGCAGGAGCTGGTCTCCTCGCACGCCGCGCGGCGCGCGCGGATCGAGTCCGGCGAGGAGATCGTCGTCGGCGTCAACAAGTTCGAGACCACCGAGCCGTCGCCGCTGACCTCCGACCTCGACAGCGCGATCATGACGGCGGACCCCGACGCGGAGCAGGCCGCGATCGCCAGCGTCGAGGCGTGGAAGGCGCAGCGCGACGAGGACGAGGTCGCCGCAGCGCTCGCCCAGCTGGCCGAGGCTGCCAAGACCGACACGAACCTGATGGGGCCGACCCTGGTGGCCGCTCGCGCCGGAGCGACCACGGGGGAGTGGTCCGCCACGCTGCGCGAGGTCTTCGGCGAGTACCGGGGCCCGACGGGCGTCAGCGGTGCGGTCGGCGTCGCGGAGGCGGGCGCGGAGCTCGCAGCCGTGCGGGACCGGGTGCGTGAGACGGCGCAGGAGCTGGGTGGCCGGCTGCGCCTGCTGGTCGGCAAGCCCGGTCTCGACGGCCACTCCAACGGCGCCGAGCAGATCGCGGTGCGCGCCCGGGACGCGGGGTTCGAGGTCGTCTACCAGGGCATCCGGCTGACCCCCGAGCAGATCGTCGCCGCGGCCGTCGCCGAGGACGTCCACTGCGTCGGGCTGTCGATCCTCTCCGGATCACACATGGAGCTGGTCCCGGCCGTGCTCGACGGGCTGCGTGAGGCGGGGATGGGGGACGTACCCGTCGTGGTCGGCGGCATCATCCCCGAGTCGGACGGCCGCCGCCTGGGCGAGCTCGGCGTCGCGGCGGTCTTCACGCCCAAGGACTTCGGCCTGACCGAGATCATGGGCGGGATCGTCGACGTGATCCGCGCGGCCAACGGGCTGGACGAAGGTTAG
- a CDS encoding ferritin, protein MAAPRFVDQLNAQIGNELAAHNQYLACAVYYDALTMPRMAAFFYAQAVEERAHAAMMIQYLLDTDAEVVIPAVEAPVNAFADVVAPVALALEQERRVTEQVNGLLRIAREEGDFASEQFLQWFIKEQVEEVATMSDLLAVTTRNRDDIEDIEEYVAREQSGAEVDSTAPRQAGA, encoded by the coding sequence GTGGCCGCACCCCGCTTCGTCGACCAGCTCAACGCCCAGATCGGCAACGAGCTGGCGGCGCACAACCAGTACCTCGCGTGCGCGGTCTACTACGACGCCCTCACGATGCCGCGCATGGCCGCGTTCTTCTACGCCCAGGCCGTCGAGGAGCGCGCGCACGCCGCGATGATGATCCAGTACCTCCTCGACACCGATGCCGAGGTGGTGATCCCGGCCGTCGAGGCGCCGGTGAACGCCTTCGCCGACGTCGTCGCGCCGGTCGCGCTCGCGCTGGAGCAGGAGAGGCGGGTCACCGAGCAGGTCAACGGGCTGCTCCGGATCGCGCGCGAGGAGGGTGACTTCGCCTCCGAGCAGTTCCTGCAGTGGTTCATCAAGGAGCAGGTCGAGGAGGTCGCGACGATGAGCGACCTGCTCGCGGTCACCACCCGCAACCGTGACGACATCGAGGACATCGAGGAGTACGTCGCCCGCGAGCAGAGCGGCGCCGAGGTCGACTCGACCGCCCCGCGCCAGGCCGGCGCCTAG
- a CDS encoding phosphatase PAP2 family protein — protein MGAGISGREALRLTAWVWALTAVFASVALLRSEHLGIPFRDPGGAMFRGRLGTAFTLLLVFALADALRRAVRLRPLGWSWSDVGRHLRERWTPQRVLLVCSGLLAYHVVYISYRNLKSWDAFNTPLDQELLAIERWFLLGHSPAVLLHGLLGEGQAAVVLAVVYRSFTYLVPLSVVGTLALLPRVREAYVMLCSALWVWILGVGSYYLVPSLGPFASAPEEFAGLRPTAISATQVKYLAERAHFLADPHAGDAFVSISAFASLHVGFTCTVLLVARYYRWRRTTLALATFLSVTMVATVYFGWHFVVDDIAGVVLALAAFTLGRLMVYPVRNGDRSVADGSHAGEDDVVAST, from the coding sequence GTGGGTGCTGGGATCTCCGGACGCGAGGCGCTCCGACTGACCGCGTGGGTGTGGGCGCTCACGGCGGTCTTCGCGTCCGTGGCGCTGCTGCGGTCCGAGCACCTCGGGATCCCGTTCCGCGACCCCGGTGGCGCGATGTTCCGCGGCCGGCTCGGCACGGCGTTCACCTTGCTGCTGGTGTTCGCCCTCGCCGACGCGCTGCGAAGAGCGGTGCGGCTGCGGCCCCTGGGCTGGTCGTGGTCCGACGTGGGTCGCCACCTGCGCGAGCGGTGGACGCCCCAGCGGGTGCTGCTCGTGTGCTCCGGGTTGCTCGCCTACCACGTCGTCTACATCTCCTACCGCAACCTGAAGAGCTGGGACGCGTTCAACACCCCGCTGGACCAGGAACTCCTCGCGATCGAGCGATGGTTCCTGCTCGGCCACAGCCCGGCGGTGCTCCTCCACGGGCTGCTGGGGGAGGGCCAGGCCGCCGTGGTCCTCGCGGTCGTCTACCGGTCGTTCACCTACCTGGTGCCGCTGTCGGTGGTCGGCACCCTCGCGCTGCTGCCGCGGGTGCGCGAGGCCTACGTCATGCTGTGCTCCGCGCTGTGGGTGTGGATCCTGGGGGTCGGGTCGTACTACCTCGTCCCGTCCCTGGGCCCGTTCGCCTCGGCGCCCGAGGAGTTCGCCGGCCTGCGGCCGACCGCGATCAGCGCGACCCAGGTGAAGTACCTCGCCGAGCGCGCCCACTTCCTCGCCGATCCGCACGCGGGTGACGCCTTCGTGAGCATCTCGGCCTTCGCCAGCCTCCACGTCGGGTTCACCTGCACGGTGCTGCTGGTCGCCCGGTACTACCGGTGGCGACGTACGACGCTCGCGTTGGCCACCTTCCTGTCGGTCACCATGGTCGCCACCGTGTACTTCGGCTGGCACTTCGTCGTCGACGACATCGCGGGGGTCGTGCTCGCCCTCGCAGCGTTCACGCTCGGCCGGCTGATGGTCTACCCGGTCCGGAACGGGGATCGCTCGGTCGCGGACGGCTCCCACGCCGGTGAGGACGACGTCGTGGCCTCGACATGA
- a CDS encoding right-handed parallel beta-helix repeat-containing protein: MAVLLVAAATVLTMLAGAPPAGAHEERPAQFPDGTGHRPSFLGFDNPRQRVVCGSDSGRLIAALPEGAVKDRNERLLDSCRYRSIQDAIDSVRKRQTSVYVLPGTYHEAKWARAERSDYCSHLQTSSTSPLPFSEYIGSLSSPDPGAEQAAADSGESNPIALSYADQRRCAHNLNLIAVFGDRTPGNDSIRCDSRFCGLQLVGTGQTPADVVVDNRFAKLNAIRADRAGGFYLSNMTFQQAEFNAIYVLETDGFVIDRVVARGNDEYGVLAFASDHGLIEDSEAYYNGDSGIYPGSGSDLNADNTEFEATRYAIEIRGNNSHDNTLGYSGTAGNSIWAHDNDFHDNATGIATDSLFPGHPGLPQDHARWNRNRIYSNNSNWYTEFVDTGVCDKPMEQRGYMDGTVCPVVPTPVGTGVLIAGGNYDSTDHNWIYDNWRYGTMQFWVPAPLRDDYDPSHLYDTSNHNHTFENQMGIDPQGHEQPNGMDHWWDDQGVGNCWEDNHYGSAGQTDNFTVPPPSCADGGSVFLPGATVKDAGFLSCSQYDRSDPTWKHPPACEWFDSPSKPARAVAAPGRPASGTVLVAPIAMTAGALALVLGLRRRWSRAD, from the coding sequence GTGGCCGTCCTCCTGGTCGCCGCGGCGACCGTGCTGACGATGCTCGCCGGAGCACCACCCGCCGGCGCCCACGAGGAGCGGCCCGCGCAGTTCCCCGACGGCACCGGGCACCGGCCGTCGTTCCTCGGCTTCGACAACCCCCGCCAGCGGGTCGTGTGCGGGTCCGACAGCGGCCGGCTGATCGCGGCGCTTCCCGAGGGCGCGGTCAAGGACCGCAACGAGCGGCTGCTCGACTCGTGCCGGTACCGGTCCATCCAGGACGCGATCGACTCGGTCCGCAAGCGGCAGACCTCCGTGTACGTGCTGCCGGGGACCTACCACGAGGCGAAGTGGGCGCGCGCGGAGCGCAGCGACTACTGCTCGCACCTGCAGACCTCGTCGACCTCGCCGCTGCCGTTCTCGGAGTACATCGGCAGCCTGTCCTCGCCCGACCCCGGTGCCGAGCAGGCCGCCGCGGACTCCGGCGAGTCCAACCCGATCGCGTTGTCCTACGCCGACCAGCGGCGCTGCGCCCACAACCTGAACCTGATCGCGGTCTTCGGTGACCGGACACCGGGCAACGACAGCATCCGCTGCGACAGCCGGTTCTGCGGCCTCCAGCTGGTCGGCACCGGGCAGACACCGGCCGACGTGGTCGTCGACAACCGGTTCGCCAAGCTCAACGCGATCCGCGCGGACCGGGCCGGCGGCTTCTACCTGAGCAACATGACCTTCCAGCAGGCCGAGTTCAACGCGATCTACGTCCTGGAGACCGACGGCTTCGTCATCGACCGGGTGGTCGCCCGCGGCAACGACGAGTACGGCGTCCTCGCGTTCGCGAGCGACCACGGCCTGATCGAGGACTCCGAGGCGTACTACAACGGCGACTCCGGCATCTACCCGGGCTCCGGATCCGACCTCAACGCCGACAACACGGAGTTCGAGGCGACCCGCTACGCGATCGAGATCCGCGGCAACAACAGCCACGACAACACGCTGGGCTACTCCGGCACGGCCGGCAACTCGATCTGGGCCCACGACAACGACTTCCACGACAACGCCACCGGCATCGCGACCGACTCGCTGTTCCCCGGACACCCGGGCCTGCCGCAGGACCACGCGCGCTGGAACCGCAACCGGATCTACTCCAACAACTCCAACTGGTACACCGAGTTCGTCGACACCGGCGTCTGCGACAAGCCGATGGAGCAGCGCGGCTACATGGACGGCACGGTCTGCCCGGTGGTGCCGACGCCGGTCGGCACCGGCGTCCTGATCGCGGGCGGCAACTACGACTCGACCGACCACAACTGGATCTACGACAACTGGCGCTACGGCACCATGCAGTTCTGGGTGCCCGCCCCCCTGCGCGACGACTACGACCCGTCGCACCTCTACGACACGTCGAACCACAACCACACCTTCGAGAACCAGATGGGCATCGACCCGCAGGGCCACGAGCAGCCGAACGGGATGGACCACTGGTGGGACGACCAGGGCGTGGGCAACTGCTGGGAGGACAACCACTACGGCTCGGCCGGCCAGACCGACAACTTCACGGTTCCGCCGCCCTCCTGCGCCGACGGCGGCTCGGTCTTCCTGCCCGGCGCGACGGTGAAGGACGCCGGCTTCCTCAGCTGCAGCCAGTACGACCGCAGCGACCCGACCTGGAAGCACCCGCCCGCGTGCGAGTGGTTCGACAGCCCCAGCAAGCCCGCGCGGGCCGTGGCCGCTCCGGGTCGGCCCGCCTCCGGCACGGTGCTGGTGGCCCCGATCGCGATGACGGCCGGCGCGCTCGCGTTGGTCCTGGGCCTGCGCCGCCGGTGGTCGCGTGCGGACTAG
- a CDS encoding alpha/beta hydrolase, producing MRLTLLGVLTALLGALLAAPPPPAAAAGAATAAGARATVVAREVVFELENTNATSVLCVPDNQSYEVRGRLVGPRPAVLGHSGPIRINVLVHDLAAGSWFWSLPGHPAYDYARQLARRGETSLVLDRLGYGASPLANGDATCLGAQADMLHQVVQHVRSGRYTFAEPDGDTTPAAAHVVTHGHSVGAAIAQIEAATFDDVDGLVLMSWTDRGATSLATRTAARQSAACLSGPDYAPLTRTGADYRKLMFASAPSGVQRTAARLRVDDPCGDVSSLSPMLVASNLAATQVDAPVLLLYGAEDALNRPAAREQQAAAYPTPVTTRTFAGAGSALPLERSADKVRAAVLRWLRS from the coding sequence GTGAGACTGACGCTGCTCGGAGTCCTGACCGCCCTGCTCGGCGCGCTGCTGGCGGCTCCCCCGCCGCCGGCCGCTGCGGCCGGCGCTGCCACCGCCGCCGGCGCCCGCGCCACCGTCGTCGCCCGCGAGGTGGTCTTCGAGCTCGAGAACACCAACGCCACGTCCGTGCTCTGCGTGCCGGACAACCAGAGCTACGAGGTCCGCGGCCGCCTGGTCGGGCCGCGGCCGGCCGTGCTCGGCCACAGCGGCCCGATCCGGATCAACGTGCTGGTCCACGACCTCGCGGCCGGCTCGTGGTTCTGGAGCCTGCCCGGGCACCCGGCCTACGACTACGCCCGCCAGCTCGCCCGGCGCGGCGAGACCTCGCTCGTCCTCGACCGCCTCGGCTACGGCGCCAGCCCGCTCGCGAACGGCGACGCCACCTGCCTCGGCGCGCAGGCCGACATGCTCCACCAGGTCGTCCAGCACGTCCGCTCGGGGCGCTACACGTTCGCCGAGCCCGACGGCGACACCACGCCCGCGGCCGCGCACGTCGTCACCCACGGTCACTCCGTCGGCGCCGCCATCGCCCAGATCGAGGCGGCCACCTTCGACGACGTCGACGGCCTGGTGCTGATGTCCTGGACCGACCGCGGCGCCACCTCCCTAGCGACCCGGACGGCCGCGCGGCAGAGCGCCGCCTGCCTGAGCGGGCCGGACTACGCCCCGCTGACCAGGACCGGCGCCGACTACCGGAAGCTGATGTTCGCCAGTGCCCCGTCCGGCGTGCAGCGCACCGCGGCCCGCCTCCGCGTCGACGACCCGTGCGGCGACGTGAGCAGCCTGAGCCCGATGCTGGTGGCCTCGAACCTGGCCGCGACCCAGGTGGACGCGCCGGTCCTCCTCCTCTACGGGGCCGAGGACGCGCTCAATCGGCCGGCCGCGCGCGAGCAGCAGGCCGCGGCGTACCCGACGCCGGTCACCACCCGCACCTTCGCCGGCGCCGGCAGCGCGCTGCCCCTCGAGCGCTCGGCCGACAAGGTCCGGGCCGCCGTGCTGCGCTGGCTGCGCTCCTGA
- a CDS encoding FAD-dependent oxidoreductase, with protein MTDRVIVVGAGVIGLTCAVRLLQAGHRVDVVARDLPLETTSAVAGAFWYPYRALPQDRVAAWSATSYAVFDALADTDPESGVRMVAGTEVFMAPEPDPWWGAAVPGLTRTRDVPPGWVDGWTFTTPVVDTGVYLAWLAGRVEQLGGTITRLNLSALPSGPGLVVNCAGLGARLLGADRTVVPVRGQVVVVEQTGIDRWWLDRSGPTYVVPREHDVVVGGTDVEGEWSRTPSPATAEAILERATRLVPGLRGARVLRHRVGLRPVRPAVRLDRVGDVVHCYGHGGAGVTLSWGAADEVVALAAVSAAAPGG; from the coding sequence ATGACGGACCGGGTGATCGTGGTCGGGGCGGGCGTCATCGGCCTGACCTGTGCGGTGCGGCTGCTCCAAGCCGGGCACCGCGTCGACGTGGTCGCCCGGGACCTCCCGCTGGAGACGACCTCCGCTGTCGCCGGGGCGTTCTGGTATCCGTACCGCGCCCTTCCACAGGACCGGGTCGCGGCCTGGTCGGCCACGTCGTATGCCGTCTTCGACGCCCTCGCCGACACCGACCCGGAGTCCGGGGTGCGGATGGTGGCGGGCACCGAGGTGTTCATGGCGCCCGAGCCCGACCCCTGGTGGGGTGCGGCGGTGCCGGGCCTGACCCGCACCCGCGACGTCCCGCCCGGATGGGTCGACGGCTGGACGTTCACCACGCCGGTGGTCGACACCGGCGTCTACCTCGCCTGGCTGGCCGGTCGCGTGGAGCAGCTGGGCGGGACGATCACCCGGCTCAACCTCTCCGCCCTGCCCTCCGGCCCCGGGCTGGTCGTCAACTGCGCCGGGCTCGGCGCCCGCCTCCTCGGCGCGGACCGGACCGTGGTCCCCGTGCGCGGGCAGGTGGTCGTGGTCGAGCAGACCGGCATCGACCGCTGGTGGCTGGACCGCTCGGGACCGACGTACGTCGTCCCCCGGGAGCACGACGTCGTCGTCGGCGGCACCGACGTCGAGGGCGAGTGGAGCCGGACGCCGTCCCCGGCGACCGCCGAGGCGATCCTCGAGCGCGCCACCCGGTTGGTGCCCGGGCTCCGTGGCGCGCGGGTGCTGCGGCACCGGGTCGGCCTGCGTCCGGTGCGCCCGGCCGTGCGGCTGGACCGGGTCGGGGACGTGGTCCACTGCTACGGGCACGGCGGCGCCGGGGTCACCCTGAGCTGGGGTGCGGCCGACGAGGTGGTCGCGCTGGCCGCGGTCAGCGCGGCGGCTCCAGGCGGGTGA
- a CDS encoding DUF952 domain-containing protein, protein MRIFHVATLADWAGAHRTGEYTTSTRGVSLAQQGFIHASRADQWERVLAAFYADVEEPLVLLEIDTDLLGVPVAEEPPAPDVAETFPHVYGAIRVPAVVAVTRLEPPR, encoded by the coding sequence GTGCGGATCTTCCACGTCGCGACCCTGGCCGACTGGGCCGGGGCCCACCGGACCGGTGAGTACACCACCTCGACCCGCGGGGTGAGCCTCGCCCAGCAGGGCTTCATCCACGCCAGCCGCGCCGACCAGTGGGAGCGGGTGCTGGCCGCGTTCTACGCAGACGTCGAGGAGCCGCTGGTGCTGCTCGAGATCGACACCGACCTGCTCGGCGTACCCGTCGCCGAGGAGCCGCCGGCACCGGACGTCGCCGAGACCTTCCCGCACGTGTACGGCGCGATCCGGGTGCCGGCGGTCGTCGCCGTCACCCGCCTGGAGCCGCCGCGCTGA
- the nucS gene encoding endonuclease NucS translates to MRLVVARCQVDYAGRLTAHLPMATRVLMIKADGSVLVHSDGGSYKPLNWMSPPCILREGTTDDGRVEWTVISKNDDTLRILIEEVLHESIHELGVDPGLQKDGVEKHLQEMLAEHPATLSPGLTLVRREYPTAIGPVDLMCKDAEGRNVAVEIKRRGDIDGVEQLTRYLELLNRDPLLAPVRGIFAAQEIKPQARVLATDRGIACAVVDYDALRGLDDPTHRLF, encoded by the coding sequence GTGAGATTGGTCGTTGCCCGCTGCCAGGTCGACTACGCCGGGCGGCTGACCGCCCACCTGCCAATGGCGACCCGGGTCCTGATGATCAAGGCCGACGGCTCCGTGCTCGTGCACTCCGACGGCGGCTCGTACAAGCCGCTGAACTGGATGTCCCCGCCGTGCATCCTGCGCGAGGGCACGACCGACGACGGCCGGGTCGAGTGGACCGTGATCTCCAAGAACGACGACACGCTGCGGATCCTGATCGAAGAGGTCCTCCACGAGTCGATCCACGAGCTGGGCGTCGACCCGGGCCTCCAGAAGGACGGCGTGGAGAAGCACCTCCAGGAGATGCTGGCCGAGCACCCGGCGACCCTCTCCCCCGGCCTCACGCTGGTCCGGCGGGAGTACCCCACCGCGATCGGGCCGGTGGACCTGATGTGCAAGGACGCCGAGGGCCGCAACGTCGCCGTCGAGATCAAGCGCCGCGGCGACATCGACGGCGTCGAGCAGCTCACCCGCTACCTCGAGCTGTTGAACCGGGACCCGCTGCTGGCACCCGTGCGCGGCATCTTCGCCGCACAGGAGATCAAGCCCCAGGCGCGGGTCCTCGCCACCGACCGCGGCATCGCCTGCGCGGTGGTCGACTACGACGCGCTGCGCGGCCTCGACGACCCGACCCACCGACTGTTCTGA
- a CDS encoding methyl-accepting chemotaxis protein yields MPRNGSAAVPLRTLLGVALGLQLLAAVVVRGDRAALALLLVTSVLTAAATALLHRRVLAPLGRASAYVEALAAGDLTGSPGAGADVPLTGALAAVGERTRTAMRDVADSVGSLNGTAESVAATTEAMGQTFAETSTRAAEVSSAAGVVSSNVAAVSTGAREMSDSVTEIARNVTDAVAVAEEAVSMAAEAAAVMAELDSASERIGNVVRLITAIAGQTNLLALNATIEAARAGEAGKGFAVVASEVKTLAQETARATEDITEQVGALQGGSRAAVASLERTQEVISRFADYQATISSAIEEQAATTAEMSRRLLEAADGSQQIAETVRSVATSTAQAMEQLTHTRRAAGELSGLSSDLGAVTGRFRLPEPVVVVHDIGANGGVALEVEGVVSVTHDPKLQAVIVRWLRYQDQAVKPALGMQLELIRKHSLRTVVVDSREAVGAYSAEMNHWIGVEFVPLLERTTMKAFVTVVPRSAVADLANKGWQEGQDGLGFQMVEVASMTEAEEIARRACRL; encoded by the coding sequence GCCCTCGGGCTCCAGCTGCTCGCCGCCGTGGTCGTCCGCGGCGACCGGGCGGCGCTCGCCCTGCTGCTGGTCACCAGCGTGCTGACCGCTGCCGCCACCGCGCTGCTGCACCGGCGGGTGCTCGCGCCCCTGGGCCGGGCCTCGGCGTACGTCGAGGCGCTCGCCGCCGGCGACCTGACCGGCAGCCCGGGCGCCGGCGCCGACGTACCCCTCACCGGCGCCCTGGCCGCGGTCGGCGAGCGCACCCGGACGGCGATGCGCGACGTCGCCGACTCCGTGGGCTCGCTCAACGGCACCGCCGAGTCGGTCGCTGCCACCACCGAGGCCATGGGCCAGACCTTCGCCGAGACCTCGACCCGGGCGGCCGAGGTCAGCAGCGCGGCGGGTGTCGTGTCCAGCAACGTCGCGGCCGTGTCCACCGGCGCCCGCGAGATGAGCGACTCGGTCACCGAGATCGCGCGCAACGTCACCGACGCGGTCGCGGTCGCCGAGGAGGCGGTGTCGATGGCGGCCGAGGCGGCCGCCGTCATGGCCGAGCTCGACAGCGCGAGCGAGCGGATCGGCAACGTCGTCCGCCTGATCACCGCCATCGCCGGGCAGACCAACCTCCTGGCGCTGAACGCCACCATCGAGGCGGCGCGCGCAGGCGAGGCCGGCAAGGGGTTCGCGGTCGTCGCCAGCGAGGTGAAGACCCTGGCCCAGGAGACGGCCCGCGCCACCGAGGACATCACCGAGCAGGTCGGTGCCCTGCAGGGCGGCAGCCGGGCCGCTGTCGCCTCGCTCGAGCGCACCCAGGAGGTCATCAGCCGCTTCGCCGACTACCAGGCCACGATCTCGAGCGCGATCGAGGAGCAGGCCGCCACGACCGCGGAGATGAGCCGGCGCCTGCTCGAGGCCGCCGACGGGTCCCAGCAGATCGCCGAGACCGTCCGCAGCGTCGCCACCTCGACCGCCCAGGCCATGGAGCAGCTCACCCACACCCGGCGCGCCGCCGGCGAGCTCTCCGGCCTCTCCTCCGACCTCGGCGCGGTGACCGGCCGGTTCCGGCTGCCCGAACCCGTGGTGGTCGTGCACGACATCGGGGCGAACGGCGGGGTCGCCCTGGAGGTGGAGGGCGTCGTCTCGGTCACGCACGACCCGAAGCTGCAGGCCGTGATCGTGCGCTGGCTGCGCTACCAGGACCAGGCCGTCAAGCCGGCGTTGGGCATGCAGCTGGAGCTGATCCGGAAGCACTCGCTGCGCACGGTGGTCGTCGACTCCCGCGAGGCGGTCGGCGCCTACTCGGCCGAGATGAACCACTGGATCGGGGTCGAGTTCGTGCCGCTCCTCGAACGGACCACCATGAAGGCGTTCGTCACCGTCGTCCCCCGCAGCGCGGTGGCCGACCTGGCGAACAAGGGCTGGCAGGAGGGCCAGGACGGCCTGGGCTTCCAGATGGTGGAGGTCGCCTCCATGACCGAGGCCGAGGAGATCGCCCGCCGCGCCTGCCGCCTCTGA